In Glycine max cultivar Williams 82 chromosome 15, Glycine_max_v4.0, whole genome shotgun sequence, the DNA window tgactatatatattattggtggGCCTCCTGGCCTAGAATCCAAGACATAGTGTTGGTGAAGAATGAAGGAGTGGTGATGGCATTGAAAGGAGTGTTTGTGCTATAATCTGAAGACATAATCCTGTTTGCTTCTCTTTAGCATATACATCCTGAATCCTGTTTGCTTCTCTTTAGCATATACATCCTGACCATCTATCTATATTGCATATTTGAGcttctctatttctttttttaccgCTGTAGAATTTCTTTGATTTGTCTCTTTGTTTGTATTAAGACACTCAAATCTTATTCCATGTGCTCCTTAAATCGCTTTTAAACTAAGAATAAGATGGAAGGCAGAATTGATTTGCTCATCAAGGAAAATTTGCTGGATACTAACAAGACCGCAACACACACAAAAAGAGTAGTACTTGAAGTAGGTGTGCGCACGTGATCACTTTAAAAGCCTACTTGATTTTTAGTCCTCAAAATATTGGAGATTAACTAAATTGACAAACGGGACATAATATGCAGCAAAGTAAATATAATGTATCAACTATAGAATATTTAACTAAATGACTTTGGTTATGTTTGGATTAAAATATACACACATAAAATGAAGTCTATTAAGATTATTATTTTGGTGTCACTTGAAAAATCAATATGACTTATATGTTAATCAATTATGCAATGTCACGTGGCGTATATTGTTCCGTTAGATCATTCAgttcaatttttagtttttgtaattaaagttcaaagacctttttgtaaatttgttatttttatttttattatatgttttattaaaaGACATTTTTATCCCTAAGCAATTCTTATTCTTCCTAATTCTAAACCTAATCTTTCCTTTcctgtgtatcactctttcccGCTTCGTTGATCACAAGAACACTAAACCAACCGTCATCAAGTAAAAGAGCACTTTCCGCACGCCGTTTCTTACGTTGTGCCTTCTATTTGGCCATCGACCGTTGTCAAACAAAAGAGACCTTGTCAAACAAAATCTCaagtttttttgaaagatgaaaGAGATAAGAATCTTCATCTTACACAATGCATATAATGCCTCCAACCTCTAGATTTATGATAAagcatataataattatatgcaTACAATGGAGGTAGGAGGCATTATATACGATGCAAGAAGCAACGCACAAAAAGTACTCTTTTGCTTGATGATGTTGGAATGAGTGTTCTTCTAATTGACAAGGTGAGAAAGAATAATACGAAGGGAAGGGAAGACTAGGTTTTAAATTAGAAAGAATAAGAATTATTTAGGAAAAAAAGTGTCaagacataaaattaaaaaataaaaatagaaaatttgcaatagtaaataatttatgtgAATCTAGCTTAAGATAACATAGGAAacttaacaaataatatataaaacagGGGAGACTTCACTCAGGAGAAAGAAATTGAGAATACAACCCAACGTCACTTTAAGGTTCCGGCCAACTTAACATTTTCCTTTATATACATGAGCCTTTATTCGTTTcacaagaaaattgagaagaaaacaaatgaaagtgGAAAATGCAACCTTCTTTTTACAAGACATTCGTCCTATTATGTCCTAAATTCCTATAACTATAATATACCTATCCTCAGCTATTTAAATGACCCTAGCTTCCTTGGTAGCTGGTTATAATCATGCCCTGCTAATTGCTAAGTTTCTTCATGGTTGGCCATTCATAGAATTTGTTGAGGCAAACAAGACCTGTCCCACAGTCATTGCTAGCTTCGATCTTGAGAATTTATTTGTACCATGACACTCATCAGTTTATTAACCTCAAATGAAGTGGTCTTACCAAACATGATTTGAATGAATCCTTGTCAAACTTTAGAATAGAAATAGCTTCCACTTTTTCTTCTACATTTTTAAGCAATATAAGATAAATTCTTCATTACCTGAGCATGTCTCCAGTTTGCAATTTGGGGCCGCTTAATGCTGGGGATATGCTAAAAGTACTgccatcattattattattattataaaacgaAGGATGGCCAAGTGGCATAGGGCGATCAGGGATTTGTGGAACCTCAATGTCACCTTCCAACATCTTCAAAGCATCAGCAATTGTTGGCCTCAAAGCAACCATCACATGGGAGCACAGAATTCCCACCAGCAAAAACCTCTCCATTATGCTCTTTGGATTTGAACTAGGAAAGTTCTCATCCTTCACCAGGAAAGCATCAAGAGCCTCTTCTATCTTCCCAGCCTTCACCAATGACCAAGCCCAATCTGTGATCAAGAATGCCCTTGGTGATCCTGATGAAGACAAGTCAAGAGCCTTCCTCCCACACATTATCTCCAAAGCAACCACACCAAAACTATACACATCACTCTTCTCAGTGAGTTGACCATAGAGTGCATATTCTGGTGCTAGATATCCATGAGTTCCAGCCACTCTAGTTGTGAGATGAGACTGGCCCTCCCTACTTTGTTTGGCAAGTCCAAAATCAGCAACTCTTGCCCTCATATCTGCATCAAGTAGTATATTGGTGGCCTTGATATCTCTGTGAAAAATAGCAGGTTTAACTCCATAGTGCAAATAGGCCAACCCCTTTGCCACATCCAAGATTATGCTTTTCCTCTGAGGCCAAGTCAATGACCCTTTTGCTTTCTGAGAGTCCGTTGATAAAAAGAGATGGTCCTCCAGGTTCCCATTTGGCATGTAATCATACACAAGATACCTTTGGCTTCCCCTTTCATCATAATTCTCATTCTCCTCAGCCACACAACAGCCCCTAAGGGGCACCAGATTCCGGTGCTTGAGGTTGCTAATGATCTCCACCTCATTACAAAACTCAGCATCCCCTTGAAAATCAGATTCCAAGATCCTTTTAACCCCCACCACAGTTCCATCAGACAAGGTTCCCTTGAAGACCATCCCAAACCCACCTCGGCCAATGAAGTTCTTAGATGAAAAGTTATCAGTAGCCTTCTCAAGTTCCTCAATTTTGAACCAAATTGACCCGGTATTGGGTCTCAATCTAGGCCTAGAGCCTTGTTCCTCAGGGTCAAAATCAAACTGAAAAGTCTCAAGCTTTTTTCTCCTATGCTTCCTGTCATACCATGCATAAATCCCCAAAAAGGAAGACATGACCAACAAAGCAATCCCGGCACCTGTCAAACCAAACACAAGAGCCTGGTGACCCTTTCCCCCAGAGCCCCCTTGTGAATAAACCGATATGCTAAAAATGCAACTGACAGCACCATTGCTTTCAGGTCCAAACTCATTGACAACCCCAGCAGCATAGAGAATGGCAAAGTAAAAACAGTCAATGGAATGTGAAGCATTACCATCAATAGAAATAAGCACCTGCTTGGCCTGTAAGCCAGCTTGCAGACACACATCACAGAGAGAGATATCAGTCAGATCTGATTTGCAAGCAGTGTTGAGTGGTGTGGACTGACCAAGCTTTTTGGTCCAATCAGGGATGGTTTGAATTCCAGCACAGATGTTTGGGGAGATCACAAACTGAAGTGGGTCAAAGCAGGTGTCAGCGAGGTTGCTGGGGAGAGAGAGGGAAGAGAGCTTTAATTGGAAGTCTTGGATGCACGAAAGGGAGGTGGCAAGGTTTGGGAGTTGGAACTGAGAAGTCTCCTTGAGATGCTGTGCAAGTCCTATGCCGAAGAGGGACAAGAGAGATATGCAACAAGTGTTTGCATCGGTTCCATTTTTAGCCGCCAAAGTTTGTTGGAAGTTGTGGCAAGCAGAAGTGTTCCATGGGATTCTCAGCACATAATTCAAGTCCATGGGGCATGTAGTTGTATTTGCAGAACTCGTGCATGAAAACAGTGCAAACATCAAAGGTAGCAATAGCATCACAACAATCTTCATCCTCATGGTGTTGTGCTAATTAGTACAATATATAACGCAACCTATGCTATGCCACACGGAGtttgatgtttttgtttctatttatgAATCTGGGAGTGGTTTTGTTTTGGGATTTGAGATGAGTGAGACAAAAGATGATGCTGATTTTGTGAAATTGCTATTAAGGGAGATGAATCAATGATCAACATGAGGAATGGCCAAAAACTCCAAATCTCTTGTTTCTGGCTGCGTTAGGTGTATGTGTATCTATCTGCTGGTCTCCTTTCATTTCTAGAAAGGAGAGTGTAAGCTACGCGCGACGTGAGTCCAAAGCAAGAATAGTTGATTAATAAAGAATGGAAGAGCGTTGATGCACGCGCTCTTCTCGTGGCGGTGGCTGAGGCGGCTGTATTTGTTGCTACTTGCATTGTATAAAAGCAAATAAGGTGCTCTGACTTTGCCACTTTGCATTGCACAATGCGTCGACGTGGATTACCAATAGTGACAACGAACGAATGAAGGAATATTAATACTATACTCACTATGATTGATATATGTGAATGGGGATATTTATTTCAACTTTTCACACGTTGTCAATGTCTGTCACATAAATAATACATAGGAGCTGATGTGATTGTACTGtagttaatgttttctttttatttgagtAAGACTGACTGAGGGTGACAATATCAGTTGTAGTCAATGAGTAAGTAGGACTATGGAAGCCAGAATTTCAATGTTGGAACAGATTAGTGGCTGGCAAGTGTTGTGTTTGCCGACATGGACCATTGGGGAGAGTAATTGTTGGGATGCAGATGCCAGAtggtgtgtttttttcttttttacataaTACATGTTCTTTGACTTTTCCTATATACTCTGCAGAACTGCACTAGTGGTGCTAACTGGTGATGCTGAGTGAGAACGGTTATTCGCTCATATTAATCCGGTTTTCGAACTTTGTAATTaatcatcatattttttatatgacatgattaaataattaaaaaatatttaacaaaattttaagtgaatgtaaaaaaaatcgcaaataacataattttatatattttaataattttttaaaaatttcctaACGAATGTCTTAGGATACTAATTAATAAGattcttttataaatactaGTAATACATAAAATTTTAGCATCTATTAATACTACCAAAactcattaattatattaaaaagtagttaaagaaaaattcttTAGAGtacattatgttttttaataaatgtgaTTTGTGATGGACATTTTACTCTTTCTTATTATAATTCTGAAGACTAAAACAAATGCCATTTAATcatttaaagactaaattaatcttatttcaagaataaaaattatatttttaacctcaaaaactaaatttttgtttgtaattttaaggactaatttaatgcatttatttttttagtgtgtttAGTATGACATTTATTCTAGTCTATAGTTTAATTAACTAGTTTATAAACTTGTTTAAAAGTTtgataaattaacttattaactaTCCTACAACTAATACACTATAAACTTCTTCAGTTAGCTAGCTTGTAGTCAATAACTTATTGCTTTTTACtatatttattcttaatatatattttaatacaatttaatttttatccttttcttttttttcttacattaaagttataaaaaaatatcctttCGTCCCCTCACTTAAAAAAGTCTTTATGTGTTGCCATCTTGTGCTTAAAGCTTAGCAATTAATGTCAATGTCTATTTTGTTGAAGTTTTTCTTGTTTATGGTATGCATTTGTGCTTGGGTTGTAATTTATCTACTTTTGATTAGCATTGTTTTTAGGGATGTACTTTTCATTCCATATTTCAAAAACTTTGAACTACCCTATAGTCTCAAACTACTTTGTTTGGTCTCTTTgaatagaataattaaaaaaaatgttttttttaatgtaaaatggtatttattttctttaaaaatcttTCAATTTGCACTAATGTCcaatattttgtttatgatgTTTCTGGTAATAAGCACTTTCTTGTATCATCATAAATTTTCCTCACAATCTTTGGCTGGATGATTGAATATGCATAAGATTAATATTTGCTTCAACATTGACAATGTCTTTGTTCTAGCTACTTGATGAATTGTCCTAAAAGAATAAGGATGAATTGGATTGTCTCCCTATATATATTTGCACAAGTTAGCCTACAGACGATGCTGGTTTGCTCATTGGTCGCATCAAGTTCCTGAATCCTTACGTTTGTTCTCCTTGCCACCTGCTGCTTGTATATATGTCCCTTTTGTGGGAAGATTTTGCAGGGGTGACTCACCACCCTAGAGCTAGATCTGTATGTAATCGTTTGGTTCtttgttatgaaaaaaaaaatgctgtgCTTTAGTGTGTGTACCATGTACGTGtcttataatcaaataaaaggaTTAGTCAACAATGTTAGATTcctactaaaaatattttttttcgagTAATGCATTTCATTAtttgaaacattattttaatatttcttatttacttttatctcttttttactATCATATCATAAAGtttattacttatatttttgtctctttttttctaTCCTGGTGACAAAATAACACATTGAGTGCtcatgtaactttttttatatttttaaatacattgatatgttgaataaaaaagtttatagaTCTAGAAGGTCTTGCACGAAAGGTAGAAAGGTAGCTAGTGCTTTAAATATTGTAGTTCTATAAAGTGAATATTactctttcatttcaaaataaGTTACTTTAAAGTCTTTTCACAatgattaattatgaaaaacaGTAAACAACTTAACGAGtgaaaccatttttttaaattatttttattgattgctGAAAAATTGATTCATATGGTATTCATAAACCATCATGTTTTGATTGATATagttggaataaaaaaaaaaatcattaaaaacttaaaaagacGTAATATTTATTCGTACTGTTTTGacgaaaaaattaattgtaccaAACAACATTTTCCATCtttaaaaacaaacttaacaaCTGACATATGACACATGAATACTCCCGAGTTGCAAAAACTTCTTGTTGAAAACTCTTTTTAAGCTAAAACTATAAGAAGAATGTTTGGAGTCCGGACAAACAACTCTATTGAGTTAGATGAATAAAACAATATAAGAGATATACAAAAGAGAAATATGCTAGAGATTTATATATTGTCCGTCTCATCCAAATGTGAAGGATTAGactacataattttaaaaactgagagaaaaataaaatagggcAATCATTCCAAAAACCATTCCCACTAaaacaagattaaaaaattgattctagAAGGATTATTAAGTTGACTTATTTTTTCtgatatatcaattatttagttgtaaataatatatgtaatgCATATTATCTGATTTGGTAGCTAGTGAGTAGTGATAGatacatatttttgttttttctcagAAGTCACACTAATATTAAACTAAGTAGTTGTACAAAAATGTAATCGTTACTTTTAGTCGCAATTCAAAAACTTCATGCAATACCTTAAGCAATTTGCAAGGATTTGCGTAGATCTTTTgcgaatgtcttttttttttctttggcaaCTTTAGTCCTATGTTTGgtagagagggaaaaaaaaagagaaaaaaaaaattgaaatttaaactggaagaaaagtaaaagaaaaaaattatttcttgattttttttcatttttcttcaaccaaacaaaggaaaaaatattgttaagtatgttttttttttctttcaatttgttTTCCTTTCACTTTAACTCTTTTCAAACGGATCCTAAatgatggattttttttttgtggtgaaTTTGGATCGCCCTTCTAGGTATagatatattcatatttttcttttaataaataattgattaaagaaAAGAACTAATTTGATtcgatattaaaatttaaagggTATGTATCATTAAAGGAGAAAAAGTGAGGACATAAATTCATTAGAGTGATCATTAATTATATAGGATATAAAGTGGAAAAAGCATAATGATAATACAATAAATTCCTAGAAAACCCGTacctaaaaatagaaaaagaagaaaatccaagAAGGCATGTCTTAATTAAGGCGTTGTAGTCAAACCTTTAAACCCATTTGAGTTCAGTTTTTTTGGATTTAAATTCTTCAATTtgattgaactttttttttttttacttggtcagaagggggaaaaaaagaaaCCAGAGAAATGATTTGATTTCTAATCAATATAAAGCATGAATACTATTCCATTAtaaatcttcatttttttattcatccttacctaacaaattttaattcataatctTAAAAGTGAAACATCTAATCTTTGTTCACATTTTCGTTTTTGCATAGTTATATATCTTTATCGTATACGTTATATAAGTTTTcatatcaaatcaaaatatttttaattgtttatttaatcactataattcttattttcttttattttttaatcaataatcaaaTTCCTACTACAGaattagataaaatataatgaaatattttaaatcacCAGAGGTGTTCTGTTTGATGTGATCTTTACTAAATTGATCTGTTACTGTTTGATTCGAATGAATTTTGTGATATTTaatcttttgattattttttataattttaaaaaatagcacAACAACTAACAAAGATATTAACACAATATAAAAGCTACTAACTAATCGaatcattacaagccttaaaaCTGACATCTACATAATATAAACAGTAAAGTAACAAAAAAAgtactaattaaaataagaagaaaagttATGTTTCACGAaatattttagttagtttttttattagtaaaaaaatattttaattagtttttatattttttaaatattacttaaaataatatttttaaaattttagcagttaatttttaattttttatatatatttatttttttatccttaatatattaatcgaatttttttattatcctttttaaataaatcataattttataattttttgttattttatatttttttaattactttaataactaGTTTTaccaaacaattattttttaactaccaacttttaacttttaactttcaGCAAACTCTTTGGTTAATTTTATCTAACATAATGAATCAAAAAGTAagaatgataataattatattgtaaatctcttataaaaataaatattatctctagtttcaaatataagaaaaaaatatcattttttgatctcaaatataaaaaaaattaactaactttatttcatttatataattgagattttaatttcattgactatttttttattcctaaatcAAGTTctaataaaggataaattaaaaaaaacttaatttttaattgaaattgatgtaattaaatatgattaattaactttcttaattaagatgaattgttttttttcttatatttgagacaatgaattatattaaaaatcatttaaacaCAACTAGTCATGCAcggttaaaatattataatctcataaTTTAAGATTATGGGATTTTATACGAgagtataaaagaaaaatttatttgtaaatataatatgtGAATTGATTCAGTTGAATTTTCAATAGGAACCGATTGGAATttgggagaaaacaaaaaaaaattacattgattttttatttatttgatttagcGATTTAAAATGGTATGATTTAATTTTGAACAcccttataaattattaataaaataatgcttttgtcaaattaaataattaatattattttcaattttattttatattttatctatattatttaatatccaTGCAATATATAGGATATTCGCTATGTTTTCCATATATCCATGGTTTAGTTACCTTCCATAAattcttattataaataaaagacaTTCACGGCtccattcaataaaataaaaaaatctttcattCTTAATATCAATCTCATTTTTATATCCTTGTCGAGAAAAAGGTttaactttataatttaatctattATAAGTTTctctttaatcttgatctttACACATTCAATATAACCAGTATTTATTTGCATTCATGATAGTGATCATAATCCTTCACCTTTGATTCTTCCACTAGGTTTAGGATGAAAATAGATACAATGTAGTCGAAACTTTATGAACACAGTCAATGTTTTGCAATTGTTAAGTAAAACTTTAAGTGTGTGtttcaaatttgatttaattttgtagTTTGATCTTCATTAATTCAAGGGTTACAAGTTACTAATCGCATGTTATAGCCAACTTAAGAGAAGTCATTGTCACTATTTTATTCCGATTATTGAAAGATTTTTGTAAACAACTTTTtacatgaataattttaaatctttctaaaatatcattttacttattttgtgtTATAACTATTGaatgtattatatatttttaagacaatagatgtctttatttttatttaatatcttttataaGATAGTATGATCGATttgtaaaatataatgaaatattttaaatcacCAAAGGTGTTCGGTTTggtgtgattttttttcttaattttttttattcgaaccaaatataaaaatgttgtttAATTTAGATTAATTTGAATGCAATATTAAAATCGAATTAGACTAAATTGATCTTTTACAGTCTGATTCGAAtggatcttttgatttttaatcttttgattattttttatcattttaaaaagtaacttaacaactaacaaaaaaaattaacacaatatAAAAACTACTTACTAATCTaatcattacaagccttaaaaCTGAAATCTACATAATATAAATAGTAAAGCAACAAACAAAAGAAGTACTCgttaaaataagaagaaaagtcATGTTTcacaacatattttatttagtttttaattttttttattagtcaaaAAGTGTTTTAagtagtttttgtattttttaaaatactacttgaaataatattttttttaaatattagcaGCTAACtcttagttttttatatttttttatctttaatatattaatcaattttttattatctttttaaaataaatcataatcttattatttttgttattttatatttttcaggtactttaataattagttttattaaacatttataatttaataaattattttttaattttcaactactaaatttcaacttttaacttCGAGAcgactttttaattaattttatcaaacataataaaaaagtactcatgataataattatattgtgaatCTCTTATAAGAAGAAATCCTCTCtggtctcaaatataagaaaaaaaatatccttcattcaattaaggttttaattttaatgactctttttttattcctaaaatCAAGTTTGAATGAAGGATAAGTTaggaaaaaaacttaatttttaattaaaattggtgtaattaaatatgattaattaattttcttaataaaaatgaatcatttttttcttatatttgagacaaaat includes these proteins:
- the LOC100806560 gene encoding probable receptor-like protein kinase At1g11050, whose product is MRMKIVVMLLLPLMFALFSCTSSANTTTCPMDLNYVLRIPWNTSACHNFQQTLAAKNGTDANTCCISLLSLFGIGLAQHLKETSQFQLPNLATSLSCIQDFQLKLSSLSLPSNLADTCFDPLQFVISPNICAGIQTIPDWTKKLGQSTPLNTACKSDLTDISLCDVCLQAGLQAKQVLISIDGNASHSIDCFYFAILYAAGVVNEFGPESNGAVSCIFSISVYSQGGSGGKGHQALVFGLTGAGIALLVMSSFLGIYAWYDRKHRRKKLETFQFDFDPEEQGSRPRLRPNTGSIWFKIEELEKATDNFSSKNFIGRGGFGMVFKGTLSDGTVVGVKRILESDFQGDAEFCNEVEIISNLKHRNLVPLRGCCVAEENENYDERGSQRYLVYDYMPNGNLEDHLFLSTDSQKAKGSLTWPQRKSIILDVAKGLAYLHYGVKPAIFHRDIKATNILLDADMRARVADFGLAKQSREGQSHLTTRVAGTHGYLAPEYALYGQLTEKSDVYSFGVVALEIMCGRKALDLSSSGSPRAFLITDWAWSLVKAGKIEEALDAFLVKDENFPSSNPKSIMERFLLVGILCSHVMVALRPTIADALKMLEGDIEVPQIPDRPMPLGHPSFYNNNNNDGSTFSISPALSGPKLQTGDMLR